From the genome of Cynocephalus volans isolate mCynVol1 chromosome 14, mCynVol1.pri, whole genome shotgun sequence, one region includes:
- the LOC134363371 gene encoding LOW QUALITY PROTEIN: melanoma inhibitory activity protein 2-like (The sequence of the model RefSeq protein was modified relative to this genomic sequence to represent the inferred CDS: inserted 1 base in 1 codon) — protein sequence MEVPGAAPQPYLGLVLGKLCRTVAALPEDLRPGPGFPWELVTCAALTGFLILLFLWRSVRSVRSRLYVRREKKLAEKLSGLIEEKCKLLDKLCVVQEEYEGLESAVKDASFEKGSTEAQSLEATYEKLSSSKSKLEDEIVFLAKELKEQKSKHCEQDELMADISKRIQSLEDESKSIQSQVAEAKLICKIFQMNEERLKVAIKDALNENSQLQESQKQLLQEAEVLKEQVSELHKQKIIFENSKVQAERVLSDKENHIKSLSERLLKMTDWAAVLGEDMMADDLELQMKSESQNGARLDDLPKGALKKLIHTAKLNASFKTLEGERNQIYPELSEVDKTKEELIEHITNLQTEQASLQSENTQLESENQKLRQKLKGMTELYQENGMKLHRKLIAEEKDRLEKEEKLSKVEEKMSHAAEELETYRRRARDAEEELERSVRSYQGQMTSYEKEAHGSWVAAETAERHLRYLRKVNVSKRQKLAEKEFKFELFKKDPYVVDVPKTAFGRGSRGPENTLDHQMTNERGESGCDRLTDSHGAPSGYLSPPWEQHRRMRIPPPGHPCSDPALLPRRQDGFDSNPGGPSGPAELRSFNLASLDKVDGPKPSQTESSRNDTKDDLGNVNVPHSSVPAEREASGPGFAPPPFPAIRGPLFPVDRRGPFMRREPPFPPPPPGSMYGAPQNYYLPRDFPPPPPFAMRNVYSLRGFPPYVPLGAGLSPPPPHSESRGEFPSGSIPCSNEPAPEXPEAQQET from the exons atggaggtgcccggggctgcccctcagccgtacttggggctggtcctgggaaagctgtgcaggactgtggcagcattgcctgaagacctgagaccgggccctggttttccgtgggaactggtgacatgtgcggctcttactggatttttgattctcttgtttttgtggagaagtgttcgatcggtgagaagccggctttatgtaagaagagagaaaaagcttgctgaaaagctttctggactaattgaagaaaaatgtaaactacttgacaaactttgcgttgttcaagaggagtatgaaggcttggagtcagctgtgaaggatgccagctttgagaaggggtcaacagaagcacaaagcttggaggcaacctatgaaaagctgagcagctccaaatctaaacttgaggatgaaatagtctttctagcaaaagaattaaaggaacagaaatctaaacattgtgagcaagatgaattgatggcggatatttcaaaaaggatacagtccctagaagatgaatcgaaatccatccagtcacaagtagctgaagccaaactaatctgcaaaatatttcaaatgaatgaagaacgtctgaaggtggcaataaaagacgccttgaatgaaaattcccaacttcaggaaagccagaaacagcttttacaagaagcggaagtattgaaagaacaagtgagtgaacttcataaacagaaaataatatttgaaaactccaaagtccaggcagaacgagttctgagtgataaagaaaatcacatcaagtctctgtctgaacgcttgctcaagatgacagactgggctgctgtgcttggagaagacatgatggctgatgacttggaattgcagatgaagagtgaatcacaaaatggtgctcgcttagatgatctgccaaaaggagctttgaagaaactgattcacactgctaagttaaatgcttctttcaaaaccctagaaggagaaagaaaccaaatttaccctgagttgtctgaagtagataaaacaaaggaagagcttatagagcatattacaaatctccagactgaacaagcatctttacagtcagaaaacacacagttggaaagtgaaaatcagaagcttcggcagaaacttaaaggaatgactgaactgtatcaagaaaatggaatgaaactccacaggaagttaatagcagaggaaaaggaccggttagagaaggaggagaaactttccaaagtagaagagaagatgagccatgcagctgaggaactggagacctacagaaggagagccagagatgcagaagaagaattggagagaagcgttcgttcttatcaagggcagatgacttcctatgagaaagaagcgcatggcagctgggtggcagctgagactgctgaaagacacctcaggtatttaaggaaagtaaatgtttccaagagacaaaaattagctgaaaaagagtttaaatttgaacttttcaaaaaagatccatatgtagttgatgttccaaagacagcatttg gaagaggctcaagaggcccagagaatactctggatcaccagatgaccaatgaaagaggagaatcgggctgtgataggttaaccgattctcatggagcaccatctgggtacctgtcacctccgtgggaacagcaccggaggatgaggatccctccaccaggccacccatgttctgatccagctcttcttccacgaaggcaagacggttttgattctaatcctggtggaccatctggcccagcagaactcagaagttttaacctggcttctttggataaagtggatgggccaaagccctcacaaacggaatccagcagaaatgataccaaagacgaccttggtaatgtaaatgtgcctcattcatctgtgcctgctgaaagggaagcaagtggccctggctttgctcctccaccttttcctgcaatcagaggtccattgtttccagtggataggaggggtccattcatgagaagagaacctccttttcctccacctcctccaggaagcatgtatggagctcctcaaaattattatctcccaagggatttccct ccaccacctccatttgcaatgagaaatgtctattcactgaggggatttcctccttatgttcctctaggagctggattgtcacctccacccccacattctgaaagtaggggtgagttcccttcagggtcgattccgtgctcaaatgagcctgctcctg atccagaagcacagcaagaaacctga